The DNA sequence CGACCGGCGGCAGCTGCGGCGGCTGGGCGGGCATCCGGGCGGTGACCAGGGTGCCCTCGCCCGGGGCCGCCGTCACGTCGAGGCGCCCGCCGCCGCCCTCGGCGCGCTCGGCCATGCCGACCAGGCCGTACCGGCCGGCCGCCGGGTCGGTGAACCCGGTGCCGTCGTCGGCCACCGCCAGCAGCACGTCGGTGCCGTCGCGGCGCAGCCGCACCGTCGCCCGGGTCGCGGCCGCGTGCTGGGCGACGTTGCGCAGCGCCTCGCGCAGGATCCAGCACAGGTCGACGCCGGTCTGCGGGTCGGCGTCGACCGGCGCCAGGTCCAGGGTGAGCGCGAGGCCGGTCTCCTGCGACCACTGCCCGGCGATGGCCCGCACCACTTCGGGCAGCGGCGCGTCGGCGGGGTGGGCGCGCAGGCCCTCGATGATGGCGCGGGCGTCGCGGGCGGCGTCCAGGGTGCCGTCGCGCAGCACCTGGGCCAGCCGGGTGGCCCGGTCGGGTTCGGCCAGGGTCTGCGGCAGGGCGGCCGCGCCCAGCGCGATCGCGTCGAGGGTCTTGCTGAGCGAGTCGTGCATCTCGCGGGCGACCCGGGCCCGCTCGGCGGCGACCGCCTCGGCCCGCGCGGCGAGCCGGTCGCGGGCGACCCGGGCCAGGGTGCCGCGCCACAGCAGCACCGCTGCGGCGGTCGCGGCCGCCGCGACGGGCATCCCGACCAGCACGACCGGGTCGGGGCCGGCGAGCAGGGTGACGGCGGTGCCGGCCAGGGCCAGGGCGAGGCCGCGCAGGGCGTACGCGGCACCGCACAGCGCCGCCGTGCCCACCGCCGCGGCTGCCGCGGCCGTGCCGCCGCCCGACACGACCCCCGTCACCGCCACGGCCAGGTCGGCGACGATCAGCACCAGGGCCGGCACGGCGTACGGCGGGCGCCCCGAGCGGGTGACATCGGACCGCTCGCGGGTGGACCGGTCGCGGCGGGGCGCGGAGTTCGCGGTGCCGCGCAGGCAGAGGACGGCGGCGAGGGCGAGCAGGGTGCCGCCGGTGGACCAGGCGAGGCGGTCGGCGGGCCATACCAGCAGGTGGCCCGTGGTCAGCGCGGCCGCGCGCGCCGCGACCACGGTGACGGCCAGCCAGGACGCGGGCTCGCCGCGACCCGTCCAGCGGCGTGCCATGACCCCTCCCCCAGCCGTCCTGTCGGCTCGTGGAGTGTAGACGGACGCGGCGGGCGGACGGTGCCCGAGCGTGCCAGAATGCCCGCCATGACAACGGAGTCACCGAAGGTCGTCTCGATCGCCTGGGGCATCGTCGAAGTCGAGGGCGCGGGACGTTTCCGCGACGTGATGCTGTATCCGGGCGGCGCGAAGGAGTGGGACTGGGGCGCCACCGGCACCCACCACTTCCCGGGGGTGCAGCCCGCCGACGTGGCGGACCTCGTCGCCGCCGGGGCCACCGTGATCGTGCTGTCCCGGGGCATGGACCTGCGCCTGCACGTGATGTCCGAGACCGGGCAGGCGCTGCGCGAGCAGGGTGTGACGGTCCACATCGTGCAGACCGAGGAGGCCGTGCGCCTCTACAACGACCTCGCCGCCGAGGGCACCGCGGTCGGCGCCCTCATCCACTCCACCTGCTGACCGGAAGAACGGCGCAGGCCCGGCGGCCGAGGGCGGCTGCCGGGCCTGATGCCGGAAAGGGTCAGACCGCGCGGATGTTCGCGGCCTGCGGGCCCTTCTGACCCTGGGTGATCTCGAACTCGACCCGCTGGTTCTCCTCGAGGGCGCGGTAGCCGGTGGCCTGGATGGCCGAGAAGTGGGCGAACACGTCCGCGCCACCACCGTCAGGGGTGATGAACCCGAAGCCCTTTTCCGCGTTGAACCATTTCACGGTGCCGACAGCCATGTCTGATACTCCTTGTTGAGGCTGCTTGTTTCGCCATCGCCCTGCCCGCAGCACAGACGGCGCCCGGTCGGTTTCCCGCGGGCGCTCGGTCGGGTATACGGGAGGTGATGGCTATAACGGGGCGAATGTAACACGGATCGCCAACCCCGTGGGGCAAGAGTGCCACGTGTCGGTGATCCTGGCACCACCGAGTGACACAACGCACCGC is a window from the Catellatospora sp. TT07R-123 genome containing:
- a CDS encoding cold-shock protein gives rise to the protein MAVGTVKWFNAEKGFGFITPDGGGADVFAHFSAIQATGYRALEENQRVEFEITQGQKGPQAANIRAV
- a CDS encoding cellulose binding domain-containing protein, producing MARRWTGRGEPASWLAVTVVAARAAALTTGHLLVWPADRLAWSTGGTLLALAAVLCLRGTANSAPRRDRSTRERSDVTRSGRPPYAVPALVLIVADLAVAVTGVVSGGGTAAAAAAVGTAALCGAAYALRGLALALAGTAVTLLAGPDPVVLVGMPVAAAATAAAVLLWRGTLARVARDRLAARAEAVAAERARVAREMHDSLSKTLDAIALGAAALPQTLAEPDRATRLAQVLRDGTLDAARDARAIIEGLRAHPADAPLPEVVRAIAGQWSQETGLALTLDLAPVDADPQTGVDLCWILREALRNVAQHAAATRATVRLRRDGTDVLLAVADDGTGFTDPAAGRYGLVGMAERAEGGGGRLDVTAAPGEGTLVTARMPAQPPQLPPVVPAVSRPVRVAALAAGALLAAALTAALAEREAPAPPGALPSPSPSAAPSSSPPPPSASPTAATPVSSASTRPGGGPVPRPSASAGTGPTATGKPPATAACRVRYSKRNEWNPGFIADVTVTNTGTTTFDGWTVAFEFTAGQQLTSGWSATVSQSGQRVTANDGGNHPVLAPGEAVVFGVQGTWSTSNPVPPAFTLNGTRCAA
- a CDS encoding Mth938-like domain-containing protein, whose product is MTTESPKVVSIAWGIVEVEGAGRFRDVMLYPGGAKEWDWGATGTHHFPGVQPADVADLVAAGATVIVLSRGMDLRLHVMSETGQALREQGVTVHIVQTEEAVRLYNDLAAEGTAVGALIHSTC